In SAR324 cluster bacterium, the genomic window TTGGGTTTGATATCTGTCGTCAGCAATTGATTGATCCGTTTCATGGAATTCAAGATCTGGAACAGCGACTCATCCGGCATGTGGGTGCTTCCTTCGGCGAAGATCCGCTCAGGGTCGTGAGAGCCATGCAATTCGCCGGTCGTTTTGAATTTGAAATCGCTGAACCCACCGTTCAACTTTGTCAACAGATGGATTTGACCGAACTGCCTAGAGAACGGTTGTTTGGAGAATTCAACAAACTGTTTCTCAGAGCAGAAAAACCGTCACTGGGACTGAAGGCCGCAGAGCAGTTGGGTATTTTGTCAATATTTCCTGAACTGGATGCGCTGAGAGGCGTTCCGCAGGATCCGGAATGGCATCCCGAAGGAGATGTCTGGGTACACACCCTGATGGTGATGGACGAGGCCGCAAAACTGAAAAACGGCAATGAAACGGAAGATCTGGCCCTGATGTATGGCGCCTTGTGCCATGATTTTGGTAAACCGCTCACCACGGTGTTTCAGGATGACCGCTGGCGGAGTCCGGCACATGAGTCCCGTGGAACTGAGCCAACCCTTTCGTTTATGCACCGTTTGACAGATCATCAGGTTCTGATCGACAAAGTGGTTCTTTATGTTCAGGAACACCTCAAACCCGCTCATTTTTATAAAGTCAGGGAACAGATCCGTGATGGCGCCATCAGGCGGCTGGCATTGAAAATTAATATTCCGGATCTCCTCAACGTTGCCACTGCGGATCATTTCGGACGAACCACACCCGATGCGCTTGCCCGTGAATTTCCGGCGGCGGAATGGCTGCTTTCACGGGCACAATCCCTGGAAATCAACGCAAGTGCTCCCAAACCGATATTGATGGGCCGACATCTGCTGGAACTGGGCATGAAACCTGGCCCCGCAATGGGAAATTTACTGAAAGAGGCCTTTGAACTTCAGCTTGATGGAGAACTGACCACTCTGGAATCCTGTCTTTCATGGGCCAAACTTCAGATTTGTAACGGACTGGTCGAATAGACACACATGGATGTCTTGCTGATAATAAATTCCCGGATTTGCCTGTAAAAAAGTTCTTGTAGTTTCCTGACAAGATGACTAAGTTTCCAGCGTTTGGCGAAGGTTTCGCCCTTCTCAATGGTGAGAAGAAATCAACTGTAACCTGTAAAGAGAGAAGACAATGAAAAAATGGTTAGCTTCCGGCTTGATGGCTTTGGTATGTCTGGGGATCGGTATGAATGTGAATGCGGCTGGGGACGCAGCGGCGGGAAAAGCAAACTTTGCTGTTTGTTCAAGTTGCCATGGTGCGAATGGTGAGGGAAATCAGGCATTGAATGCGCCCTCTATTGCGGGACAGGAAGAATGGTATGTAGTACGACAACTTCAAAATTTCAAAGCTGGAGTTCGTGGATTGCATCCGAAAGATATGTATGGCGCACAAATGCGACCAATGGCAATGACTCTGGCCGATGAGAAGGCAATTGAAAATGTCGCGGCTTATATCCAGACACTGAAAGCAGTAAAACCCGTGGCTACCGGTTCAGGAAAAGTCGATGCCGGAAAAGCGGTTTTTATGGTATGCTCCAGTTGCCATGGACCAAATGGTGAAGGAAACAAAGCACTGAACGCTCCCAAATTGTCTACTCTGCCAGACTGGTACATCGTTCGCCAGATCAGCAATTTCAAAGCCGGTATCCGTGGTGCTGATCCCAAAGATATTTTTGGTGCTCAAATGCGACCAATGGCCATGACTGTTGCCTCCGATCAAGCAGCGGCTGATGTTGCGGCTTATATCAACTCCCTCAAGTAAGCAGTCTTTCAGGCTCCCTGCCTGGGGGCCTGTCTTCTTTTTCAGGCAATCCCTGAAAACTTTCCCAAAAACACATAGATCCCTGTTCATGCCTGGAATGGTCATGATCCTGTGGAACATACGACAGAAGACTGATCTTTTTGAGCAATGGAAGTCTTTGCCATGACCAGGAGAGGGCGCAATGTCATCAACTTAAGCATTCTGAATGGTGCTGTGTTTCAGTTCCCCCTTGGTTCAAGGGGGTTGGGGGATGTAATTCTGAGCGTTAAATCCCCCATGCCCCCTTTGAAAAGGGGGATTCCTCGGCGAAGAACGCCTTAAGTTGACGACATTGGGAGAGGGCGACCAGCGGGTTGCCCCCTACACATAACAATCAATCAATTTTTGCGGGATAATCGGCTGGCGTCATAGGCACATAACTTTGCGTTTCAACATCATACAAATACAACGGATCGCTGATCCGATAGGGATCAATTCCTTCATCACGCAAGCGGGATTTCACAAATTTGAGTGTGCCTGTGGTTTCCATGCGTGACACCAGGCGTACCACCCGGGGACGAGCCGCTTTGGTGAGGTTCTGTTCGACATGCTTAAACAGTGCTTTCCCATCAAAAATTTCATCCGGCTTTATTTCCAGACACACCACACCCACCCGTCCTTCACGTCCGGGCAGAAGCACACCATAGGAAGTCGCGGCGGCCACAAACGGCAATTGACTGATAATTTCGCCAACCATTTCTGTTGAAACATTTTCACCCTTCCAGCGAAAGGTGTCCCCTATCCGATCCACAAACCAGTAATCGCCATCTTCATCCATGCGCATCAAATCCCCGGTAGAAAACCAGGCATCGCCATCTTTGAACAAATCTCGCAGAATTTTGCTGGCAGTGGCCGAGGGATCCATGTAGCCATCAAACTTTCCGGCAGGATGTTTGTCATCAATCCGGGCGACCAGAAGTCCTGTTTCATTGGTTTCACAGGGCATCGCCCGCCCCTTGGAACTGATGATGAGTTGCTGGGTTTCCGGATTGAACCGGATCAACTGGATTCGTCCGGGATCATACATGGGCCGCCCGACACTACCGATTTTTTCGCCACTGAGATTCACCAGGGCTACATTGCCTTCCGTTGAGGCATAGAATTCAAGAATCTTTTCAGGATGGAACCGCTCCATCACATCCTCCCAGACATGCTTCTGCATGCCATTTCCCATGAACAAACGAATGGAATGATTTTTTTCATTCGGAGTTTCCGGCGCATTGATCAGATACCGACACATTTCTCCGACGTAGCCCACCACACTGACACCATAGCGCCGCACATCGCCCCAGAAGGAGGACACCGAAAATCTGGGAGCCAAGGCCAAACGGGAGCCCCCAATAAGCGCCCCACCCACCACGATCATCAGTCCTGAGGAATGATACAGAGGCAGACAGCAATAAACGGTGTCACGGGTGGTAAGCGTTGCGGCTGCGGCAGTTGCCAGGGACGCCATGCACCAGCGCCGGTTGGTAACTTTTACCGCTTTGGGCATTCCGGTGGTTCCTGACGTAAAAATAAGCATGGCCAGATCTTCTGACCTGCCGGCATTGAGAGGAAATGGTGATTCAAACTTATCAAGATCTTGTTCAATATAGGGATCGAACGAAATCAGTCCTTCAGGCAGTTTTGTCTCGTCATCCGCCCCGAGTATCCATATTTTTTCAAGACCCAGATTGTCCGATAAACCATCAAGATGCTCTTTGTCGGCAATCAACATCCTGACTTGTCCGGTCATAAGAGCCTGTTTGAAGGAAAAGCCCCTTGATTCCGCATTCAACAACACAGCCACAGCATTCATACGATTCAGAGCGGCCAGTGTTGTCAGAAAATCCGGATGGTTGTTCATGTAGATTCCCACATACATTCCCGGTTTGACACCGGCGTTGATTAACCCTGAAAGAATCTGGTTGACCCTGTATTCGGCCTGTTTATAGGTGAACGCGTTGCCTTCCCACAGAAAAAAAGTGGCCTCAGGAATGGCCTGTGACTGTTCTGTCAGAGCTGAACTCAAACTGATATTCAAACCGGATTCCTGAAGTTTCCAGATTTGAGCGATTCTGGGAAGTTGCCAGCGAAGGACATCAATCATTTCTGACGTTTCCAGAGAAACATTTCCCAGACGATTCCACACCCCATCAAACATTTCAGTTGCCGCATCATACAAATTACCCATGAAACCTTCACGAGGGGTATGATCCTCTGTTTGCTCATGTTCGATATTTTCAGGATTAAAATTGGGTTCTTTGCCTTTGCCTTCAATCCAGTGAGTCCATTCATACACGGTGGGCCAGGTGATTTTCAGTGCTTTGGAACCGACCACCAACCCGAAATGCCCTGCTTTGAGTTCGATTTCATAAAGACTGGCATTGAGTGCAGCATTCCTGATGGCTCTTACTGACGCCGGACGGCCAAATTCATCACGACTGCCGACAAAATACAGCACGGGACAATAGATATCAGCCAGAGTGACCGAACGTCCATTGATCACAACCCCGCCTGAAATCATCCGGTTGTTCACCACCATTTCATCCACGAATTTGCGCAAGGCAGGTCCCGGCCACGCCACAAAGCCTTCACCACCAAGAAATCTACGCTGACGTTCACGTTTTTCGAGAGCCTCCCTGTCGTGTAGAACTTTGAAAAACCCCATGATCTGTTGAAGTTCCTTGGTACCACTCATCAATTTAAAACCAGTGCTGGACATGGCACCTGTCAGACCATCCATATATTCCAGTGGTTTGGTGAGAACCTTGCTACCCCTTTGAATCACCTGCTGGGCGACACTTTCCTTGATGTTGGGGAGATTCCGGTGCAGATTCACAGGACTGCCGAAGGTGACCAGCGAGAGGATTCCCTCCGATTTTCGATAGGCGGCGCATTGATATGCGAACATGCCGCCCTGAGAATAACCGATGAGATGCACATCTTTTCCAGTTGCGCTGCGAATCCGGTCAATGGAGTCACTGATCGCCAGTATATGATCATCCAGTGTCCGATCCATGCCACCTTCCTGATGTTCCGGCGCGCCGAAGTCTGTGAGCCAGACATCCAGGCCTTGAGCGACCATCCAGGCCACAGCACTGAGTTCAGGTGAAATATCATACACTTCCGATGCAACCATTAAGGGCGGAACCAGTAAAATGACTGGTGCGTTGTCTTTTCTGGGAGTATCGCCTTCGTGGACATACCGTCTGAGTTTGTAAACCTGTGTGTCATGTAAAATTGCGAACGGTGTTTGGTAAGGCGCACTCAGACGACCTTCTTTCAGCAATTCCATCGCATTTTGAGCCCCTTTTTGAAAAACACGGACTTTGCGCTGTAACTGACGAACAGTTTTAAAATTCCTTGCGGTTTCCAGCATATTTCCTCTATGAAAAAGATAAACAAAGCACAGTTATTTCCTGTACTCTTTGTTTATGGCGTACCACGCTGGTTTTTTCAATGTGATTTTTTTCACAGACTTCCATTCTAAGTTTTGTGGGACATTTCAAAAATCTGAATTATTTGTTGTGAAGCTGTATGAATCCGAATGAAGAACCCAATGATGATTTACTGAGCAATGACATCTACATGGATCAGGATCTGCTTGCAGAGATGATCGATGATACTTTTTCCGCGCATGATGTGGAACCGTTTGTGCAGAACAGTCAGAACGAATCCAGAATTCCGCCTGAGATTCTGACTTCTGAAAAAAAAGAAAAAACGCTTCCCGTCCATAAAAAAAAGACTCCACCTGTTTCTCCACGGGCCGTGGCCAAGCCTGTGGAATATAAGGCGAACTCTACACTTTCTGAAAAATTGGCTGTCTTTCTTTCGAATTTTTTTACCGGAAAAACCAGAGATCCGATTACAGTCCAGTCCTGTGAGAAACAGGAACTACTTTATGAAAACTTCAGACTGCTGGAAGCAAACACAACCTATTACATTCTGGGGTATTGCGGGCAACAAAAGCAGCCCTTCATCTGGCATATTCCTTCAAGTCTGGTCCTGTTTCTCTGTTCGCTGAATCAGGATGGTCAGGATGTTATTTCCTGGAGTGTGACAGACAAACCGGAATCCGCGATGTTCATCCGCTTTGGTGGAATAGTAAAACAATGGAGTGAAGCCCTATGTCCGTTGCTAGAACCCGGAACCGGCTATTTGAAAAAGTTTGTTCCAACATTGAAACTCAGCCAGAAGTTGATCACTGAAAAACAGCATTTAATGGTTCTGCAGTGGAATATTTCCAGTCAACAGGAAACCTTGATTTTACGTTGTGCCATCCCCGTTGAGGAGTCCGCATGAGTCACAGAATTATTTATCCCCTCACAGAGCAGACCCGAAAACGGTTGGAAGAAATCATACAGCGTGTCCGCAACCAGCCTCCGGCAACCAACCATGCCGATGATTATGCTGAAACTGTGATTGAAATCTCGGATCAGTCGATTGACTTTATTTTTTTGGAAACCGCGGAATTACTTCAACTTGGGCCATGGGCCACCCGAATTGTTCACCTGGGAACAGCCGCCAGCAAAAGTGGTCTGCACATGATTATTCGCAAAGTTGTTCACGGATTAACTTCGGAACAGTTTGGCCCCCTGACGGAATTTCTGGAAGAGATGCTGATCATCAGAGAAAACAAGGCGTATTTCGGCATTCCGATCTCAGATGATTTCGCCGGTCGTTTGTATCAAAACATAGAACTCACCCGCAAGGCCCCTCCGCCGACCCAACACACACCGTTGTGCATGGAATTGCAGAAAGAACTGCTCGATGTTGTGCTGGATTATGGTTTTCTTGAAGCTGCCAGAAGGGTCGATGCCGGCAAATGGGCGTTTCGCATAATCCATTGGGGAATTGGCCTGGTGGAAAAAGCCGTTCATGGAATGATTCACAAGATCATGCCATCCCTCAACGATCAGGAAATCCTGTTGTTGTCTGACAGACTGGAAATGCTGCTGATGATTCAGAACCACTAAGAGCCCCTGATGATTAAAGACGCTGAAACAAACAAGCTGGACTTCCAGCAGTCCATGAAAGAAATGCTGAGACAGGAAGAAGATGCCGGCGAATTGAAAATATCCAAAGTCGCGGTGATGGTTTGTTTGACAGGCTGGTTGTTCGGTCTGACGGTCCTGCTTGGATTCAATGTCAGGCTGGGTCAGATTTTATGCGCCATTGCCATGGTGTACGCTGTCTATTACGCCTTGATCATCAAGATCATCCAACGTGGAAAATATCATCCCTGGATCAAGTATGTTTCCAGCACTCTGGAAGTCAGTGCGCCAACCCTGATCGCTCTGGTTGATACGCTGCACCAGTCACCGGCTTATGCACTCACCAGTTCTCCGACCTATCTTTATTTTATCGCAGTGAGCGCGACAACCCTCCGCTTTCGCATCAAACTCAGTGTGTATGCCGGAATTTTGGCAGGATTGGAATTGATGTGTCTGTATGTTTTTCTGGCGCCGGGGATTCCAGAGGAACTGGTGGAACAACTGCCCTCTCTGAATGTCGTTATCTATTCGCAACGAGCCATTTATCTGGTACTTGCAGGGATTATGGCAGCCGCGATCTCGGGTACAGCCAGACGACTTTCCGCGTCATTTGCCGAAGAAATGCAACAACGTGAATACCTTCGGCGCATGTTTGGTAAATATGTTTCGCCAGTGGTCGCAGAACATTTATTGAGCCAGACCAGTGTTCTGGAAGGTGAAATGAGAGAGGTCACGATTCTTTGTACAGACATCAGAGGGTTCACCAGTTTTTCATCGCATAAACAACCTGCCGAAATTGTGCGATTTTTGAATGCGTTGTTTGACCGTCAGCAGGAAATTGTGAGCAAATATCATGGGCATGTGAATAAATTTCTGGGAGATGGCATGCTGGCGGTGTTTGGTGCACCGTTTCCGGATGAAAACCATGCGTTGCACGCGGCGCAAGCCGCATTGGAAATCATGGCTCTGCAACATGAAGTCTGGCCCGAATCTCCGGAAAAACTAAGATTGGGTGCCGCCTTGAATACAGGACCCGTGGTCATCGGCAATGTGGGGGCCTCTGAAAAACTTGAGTACACTGTGATTGGCGACACGGTCAACACGGCATTTCGGATCGAGGGATTGAATGGGCGACTGGGAACGTCAGTGTTGATCAGTGAAAGCACCAGACTGAGTCTTGCGGATCAGGCTGTTCTCCAGACATTTCCACCGCAAATGGTTCGTGGCAAGGAAGAACCTGTAGCAATCTTTGAGATGACCAACCTCCTCAGTCCTGAGCAAAAATAGACAGACCTATTCATTCAAAATGGTTTTAATAGCTTGATCAGCAAGTTTATTTTCCATATCGTTTTGCACGTTTAATGCGTAGCGTGGGTCTAGTTTCCCACCGCTTGCGACGTTAAAATGGCTATAGTCATCGTTTGGCCGGTGAGTGGCACAAATCGGGCAGGACGATACCTGGAACGGTAATCCAGGAGCAGGGCTGTTCAGTTCTACGGTAGGACGGGACTACATGCCCGTCAAACATACGATGTTTGGCGTTTGCGGGGCATGTAATCCCCCAGCCTACCATCTGGTTGAAGCTCAAAATAAGAAGAAATGAACAGCCTTGAGTCCAGGGGAAAGCGACAAACCGTGGAATTTCATCGGGACGTAACCCGATGCTACCCTCTCCGAAAGGGTATTTATCCGCGATGATTCTAGCATTTTCTTTACTGGCCACCGTCTGAAACTGGCGAAACGATGACTATGGCCTTCTGAAGTATGCGACAGCAATTGACCGGAACAAGATATTTGCGTTTTTTCCAGGAGCTATGTAATTGGTAGATAAGATGAATTCATGAAAATCAGGTTTGGTCACCTGGTTTTCATCAATTAGTGGTATCTCACTGAAAATATTTTAAGGTCTGGAAACTGGAAAGGAAACCTCGCACGTGGCAGAAGAAGTAAAAAAAGAAAATGAAAAGGCTGCAAAAGAGGCTCCTGCCAAGGAGGGTGCTCAGGCTAAAGGAGGTGCGCCTGCCAAAGGAGGTGCGCCTGCCAAAGGTGGTTCCGCATCGACTGGCAAGGATGGCGGCAAAGATATGGCCATGCTGGAACTTCCTGAAAAATTCAAGGAAGAAGACCGTTTTTTTCTGGGAAATAAATCCATTGAGCAGGAAGAACGCGAAATGGGAATTCTCCATAAAATGATGGATGTGGCCTTGTATGGCAGTTACAAGGTAACACTGGAACATTTCCAGACCATGATCAAACAGAATAAATTCAGTGAAGATGCTCTGGATGAGCATGTCAGGCATTATCTTAAAAAAGGCCCAAGGGAATGTATTGGACATCTCAAAGTCATTATCAAGATGCTGATTGACCAGTCCAGGGAAACAGGTCAAACCATGGGGACCCAGGTCGTTCTATTGTTCAAGGCCATTGATTGTCTGAGAATGATTGTGCAATATTCTGATCAGGGCGTAGACAACATCGCGTCGTTCCTCCTGTTGCAGATCATGGCTAGAATGCCCAAAGCATTTGTAAAACACATGTCGAGGGAAAAAGAAATTTTTAACCAGAATGTTGCCTTGAAACGTTCCATCAAGGAACAGCAACCTACCATTAATGTCAGAAATAAACTGGCTTCACTCTATTTGCAACAGCGATGTTACGCAGACTCGCTCTATCAATATGAAAGTATGCTGGATTATTTTCAGTCTAAAAAACCCATGACTCCTGCGGACCGGGAAAAAGTCTGTGTGCTGCACCTTAATATCGCTGAAATGTACAAAGCTATTTATAACTGGGAAGCGGATTTTAAAAATGGTCAGATATTTCAGAATTTTCTGTTTCGTTATAACCGTGACGCTGAAATTCATATCAAATCAAGAACGCCGATCACACCAATCCGTGGTCCCGTTAATAAAATGACGATCACTCAATCCTACAAAGACATCAAACAACTCACTATCAATCATTATGAAACCGCATTGAAATATTTTCCTGCTGAGAAAAACCGGAAAAAACGTTCAGAGATTCTGGCCGTGGTAGGACGATCCTATGCGGAGATGGGCAAGGTATCTGATGCGGCGTCTCGATTGCAGGATTCGCTGCTGTTGCTGGGAAAAGAAAGAAATTCCCCTGAAATCTTTAAGGAAAAAGAGGATATTCTGAACCTGATGAAACAGTGTGTGGGTAAAATGCCCGGACCTAAAGGTGAAAAATACAAATCATTTGTGGTCCATGAATCGAACAAACTGGAGCAGGATCAACATGAATGGA contains:
- a CDS encoding polynucleotide adenylyltransferase, with protein sequence MSYFKFSLSEELLQIAQTIHDAGGNALLVGGAVRDLLLGSSSKDMDLEIYGISPEKLSGILSSFGAVNAVGKSFGVLKLSTAEGEYDVSIPRRDNKTGKGHRGFLIEADPEMSQQEAFSRRDFTINAIGFDICRQQLIDPFHGIQDLEQRLIRHVGASFGEDPLRVVRAMQFAGRFEFEIAEPTVQLCQQMDLTELPRERLFGEFNKLFLRAEKPSLGLKAAEQLGILSIFPELDALRGVPQDPEWHPEGDVWVHTLMVMDEAAKLKNGNETEDLALMYGALCHDFGKPLTTVFQDDRWRSPAHESRGTEPTLSFMHRLTDHQVLIDKVVLYVQEHLKPAHFYKVREQIRDGAIRRLALKINIPDLLNVATADHFGRTTPDALAREFPAAEWLLSRAQSLEINASAPKPILMGRHLLELGMKPGPAMGNLLKEAFELQLDGELTTLESCLSWAKLQICNGLVE
- a CDS encoding c-type cytochrome translates to MKKWLASGLMALVCLGIGMNVNAAGDAAAGKANFAVCSSCHGANGEGNQALNAPSIAGQEEWYVVRQLQNFKAGVRGLHPKDMYGAQMRPMAMTLADEKAIENVAAYIQTLKAVKPVATGSGKVDAGKAVFMVCSSCHGPNGEGNKALNAPKLSTLPDWYIVRQISNFKAGIRGADPKDIFGAQMRPMAMTVASDQAAADVAAYINSLK
- a CDS encoding long-chain-acyl-CoA synthetase, which gives rise to MLETARNFKTVRQLQRKVRVFQKGAQNAMELLKEGRLSAPYQTPFAILHDTQVYKLRRYVHEGDTPRKDNAPVILLVPPLMVASEVYDISPELSAVAWMVAQGLDVWLTDFGAPEHQEGGMDRTLDDHILAISDSIDRIRSATGKDVHLIGYSQGGMFAYQCAAYRKSEGILSLVTFGSPVNLHRNLPNIKESVAQQVIQRGSKVLTKPLEYMDGLTGAMSSTGFKLMSGTKELQQIMGFFKVLHDREALEKRERQRRFLGGEGFVAWPGPALRKFVDEMVVNNRMISGGVVINGRSVTLADIYCPVLYFVGSRDEFGRPASVRAIRNAALNASLYEIELKAGHFGLVVGSKALKITWPTVYEWTHWIEGKGKEPNFNPENIEHEQTEDHTPREGFMGNLYDAATEMFDGVWNRLGNVSLETSEMIDVLRWQLPRIAQIWKLQESGLNISLSSALTEQSQAIPEATFFLWEGNAFTYKQAEYRVNQILSGLINAGVKPGMYVGIYMNNHPDFLTTLAALNRMNAVAVLLNAESRGFSFKQALMTGQVRMLIADKEHLDGLSDNLGLEKIWILGADDETKLPEGLISFDPYIEQDLDKFESPFPLNAGRSEDLAMLIFTSGTTGMPKAVKVTNRRWCMASLATAAAATLTTRDTVYCCLPLYHSSGLMIVVGGALIGGSRLALAPRFSVSSFWGDVRRYGVSVVGYVGEMCRYLINAPETPNEKNHSIRLFMGNGMQKHVWEDVMERFHPEKILEFYASTEGNVALVNLSGEKIGSVGRPMYDPGRIQLIRFNPETQQLIISSKGRAMPCETNETGLLVARIDDKHPAGKFDGYMDPSATASKILRDLFKDGDAWFSTGDLMRMDEDGDYWFVDRIGDTFRWKGENVSTEMVGEIISQLPFVAAATSYGVLLPGREGRVGVVCLEIKPDEIFDGKALFKHVEQNLTKAARPRVVRLVSRMETTGTLKFVKSRLRDEGIDPYRISDPLYLYDVETQSYVPMTPADYPAKID
- a CDS encoding adenylate/guanylate cyclase domain-containing protein; this translates as MIKDAETNKLDFQQSMKEMLRQEEDAGELKISKVAVMVCLTGWLFGLTVLLGFNVRLGQILCAIAMVYAVYYALIIKIIQRGKYHPWIKYVSSTLEVSAPTLIALVDTLHQSPAYALTSSPTYLYFIAVSATTLRFRIKLSVYAGILAGLELMCLYVFLAPGIPEELVEQLPSLNVVIYSQRAIYLVLAGIMAAAISGTARRLSASFAEEMQQREYLRRMFGKYVSPVVAEHLLSQTSVLEGEMREVTILCTDIRGFTSFSSHKQPAEIVRFLNALFDRQQEIVSKYHGHVNKFLGDGMLAVFGAPFPDENHALHAAQAALEIMALQHEVWPESPEKLRLGAALNTGPVVIGNVGASEKLEYTVIGDTVNTAFRIEGLNGRLGTSVLISESTRLSLADQAVLQTFPPQMVRGKEEPVAIFEMTNLLSPEQK